A single window of Jiangella alkaliphila DNA harbors:
- a CDS encoding DUF5642 family protein, with protein MRKIAITALIATTLLLTGCGGDDESGDDATTTNEPSSGGDEPAAEDTPAEDTPAEDEPADDAAAGGAVDLDAALLTAGDLPDGAQIMPIDVTEMATGMDSMAGLIEGATYEPAECQDNSADPLRRDGVEAAAMTAMSEVDVFMQAVYTGASEDDIAAVEDYYERCGEVSFSGEMADQAIEMTTTTEIVDAPSVDADHVVALDSTMAGSGLPGTVTRVVYVIDGDLGMYVAANPDSAVFDIDALTATALEKLRAARG; from the coding sequence ATGCGCAAGATCGCCATCACGGCACTGATCGCCACCACCCTGCTGCTGACCGGCTGCGGTGGCGACGACGAATCCGGCGACGACGCCACCACCACCAACGAGCCGTCCAGTGGCGGCGACGAGCCCGCGGCCGAGGACACCCCGGCCGAGGACACTCCCGCCGAGGACGAGCCGGCGGACGACGCGGCGGCCGGCGGGGCCGTCGACCTGGACGCGGCGTTGTTGACCGCTGGTGACCTGCCCGACGGCGCCCAGATCATGCCGATCGACGTCACCGAGATGGCCACCGGCATGGACAGCATGGCGGGCCTGATCGAGGGCGCCACCTACGAACCGGCCGAGTGCCAGGACAACTCCGCCGACCCGCTGCGGCGCGACGGCGTCGAGGCCGCGGCCATGACGGCGATGTCCGAGGTGGACGTCTTCATGCAGGCCGTCTACACCGGCGCCTCCGAGGACGACATCGCGGCCGTCGAGGACTACTACGAGCGCTGCGGCGAGGTCAGCTTCAGCGGCGAGATGGCCGACCAGGCCATCGAGATGACGACCACGACCGAGATCGTCGACGCGCCGTCCGTCGACGCCGACCACGTCGTCGCGCTGGACAGCACCATGGCCGGGTCCGGGCTGCCGGGCACGGTCACGCGCGTCGTCTACGTGATCGACGGCGACCTCGGCATGTACGTCGCCGCGAACCCCGATTCCGCGGTGTTCGACATCGACGCGCTGACGGCGACCGCGCTCGAGAAGCTGCGCGCCGCGCGGGGCTGA
- a CDS encoding pyridoxamine 5'-phosphate oxidase family protein encodes MQPNEIAEVLNRPLSQELLARDLTRLAYVATDGTPRTVPIAFVWNGTEIVMCTTTNAPKLPALRHNPAVALTIDTEVHPPKILLIRGRAELDLVQGIPDEYLQMNGSYEMTPEQRVVWEAEVRSLYDSMVRIVVTPTWAKLIDFETTLPSAVEELVKQRAERQGA; translated from the coding sequence ATGCAACCGAACGAGATCGCCGAGGTCCTGAACCGCCCGCTGAGCCAGGAGCTGCTGGCCCGCGACCTGACCCGGCTGGCCTACGTCGCCACCGACGGGACGCCGCGCACCGTCCCGATCGCGTTCGTCTGGAACGGCACGGAGATCGTCATGTGCACGACGACGAACGCGCCGAAACTGCCCGCCCTGCGCCACAACCCGGCGGTGGCCCTGACGATCGACACCGAGGTGCACCCGCCGAAGATCCTGCTGATCCGCGGCCGGGCCGAGCTCGACCTCGTCCAGGGCATCCCGGACGAGTACCTGCAGATGAACGGCAGCTACGAGATGACGCCCGAGCAGCGGGTCGTGTGGGAGGCCGAGGTCCGCTCGCTCTACGACTCCATGGTGCGGATCGTCGTGACCCCGACCTGGGCGAAGCTGATCGACTTCGAGACGACGCTCCCGTCCGCCGTCGAGGAACTGGTCAAGCAGCGGGCCGAGCGGCAGGGTGCGTGA
- a CDS encoding DUF4262 domain-containing protein, translated as MALGTCTPLQRQQWQDQEDAWLRDTVRRHGWAVQYAAGAPPFAYTVGLWSLGHPELLVYGLDLQASAWVLNQFGDKIRDGERFGPGRPLRLTGWSHRLQLFPFHDGDDPPVLGSAQRYYDRDAGDPVPALQLFWDDAGGRFPWDDGYDLPGGLQPAPRPHTPG; from the coding sequence ATGGCGTTGGGCACCTGCACCCCACTGCAGCGGCAACAGTGGCAGGACCAGGAGGACGCGTGGCTGCGCGACACCGTCCGCCGGCACGGCTGGGCCGTCCAGTACGCCGCCGGCGCCCCGCCGTTCGCCTACACCGTCGGGCTGTGGAGCCTCGGCCATCCGGAGCTGCTGGTCTACGGGCTCGACCTGCAGGCCAGCGCCTGGGTGCTGAACCAGTTCGGCGACAAGATCCGCGACGGCGAACGGTTCGGCCCCGGCCGCCCGCTGCGGTTGACCGGCTGGTCCCACCGCCTGCAACTCTTCCCCTTCCACGACGGCGACGACCCGCCGGTGCTCGGGTCGGCGCAGCGCTACTACGACCGTGACGCCGGCGACCCGGTCCCCGCCCTCCAGCTCTTCTGGGACGACGCCGGCGGGCGCTTCCCCTGGGACGACGGCTACGACCTGCCCGGTGGTTTGCAGCCCGCACCCCGGCCGCATACGCCGGGCTGA
- a CDS encoding ABC transporter ATP-binding protein: protein MIPSVLSVDTVSRWYGNVVAVNDVTMTIGPGITGLLGPNGAGKSTLIGMLAGFLAPSAGTVTLNGDTVWKNPEVYRTIGLVPEREAAYDFLSGWEFVLANAELHGLPDAGAAAQRALAAVEMEFAQSRRVGEYSKGMRQRVKMASALVHDPAVLLLDEPFNGMDPRQRLHLMDLLRQMGADGRTVLFSSHILEEVEQLAQQIEVMVAGRHAASGDFREIRRLMTDRPHQYVIRSSDDRGLASALIADGSTAGVQLDDDVLSVEAVSFLRFTELLPRVARDAGIRLFEVSPTDESLESVFSYLVKS from the coding sequence ATGATCCCCTCGGTCCTCTCCGTCGACACCGTCTCGCGTTGGTACGGCAACGTCGTCGCCGTCAACGACGTCACCATGACCATCGGCCCCGGCATCACCGGCCTGCTCGGCCCCAACGGCGCCGGCAAGTCGACGCTGATCGGCATGCTGGCCGGGTTCCTCGCGCCGTCGGCCGGCACGGTCACGCTGAACGGCGACACCGTCTGGAAGAACCCCGAGGTCTACCGCACGATCGGGCTGGTGCCCGAGCGCGAGGCCGCGTACGACTTCCTCTCCGGATGGGAGTTCGTGCTGGCCAACGCGGAACTGCACGGTCTGCCCGACGCCGGCGCCGCCGCCCAGCGCGCGCTGGCCGCCGTCGAGATGGAGTTCGCCCAGTCCCGCAGGGTCGGCGAGTACTCCAAGGGCATGCGGCAGCGGGTCAAGATGGCCTCCGCGCTGGTCCACGATCCCGCCGTCCTGCTGCTCGACGAGCCGTTCAACGGCATGGACCCGCGGCAGCGGCTGCACCTCATGGACCTGCTGCGGCAGATGGGCGCCGACGGCCGCACGGTGCTGTTCAGCTCGCACATCCTCGAAGAGGTCGAGCAGCTCGCGCAGCAGATCGAGGTCATGGTCGCCGGCCGGCACGCCGCGTCCGGCGACTTCCGCGAGATCCGCCGGCTGATGACCGACCGGCCGCACCAGTACGTCATCCGCTCCTCCGACGACCGCGGGCTCGCCTCCGCGCTGATCGCCGACGGCTCCACCGCCGGCGTCCAGCTCGACGACGACGTGCTCAGCGTCGAGGCGGTGTCGTTCCTGCGGTTCACCGAGTTGCTGCCGCGCGTCGCCCGCGACGCCGGCATCCGGCTCTTCGAGGTCTCGCCCACCGACGAGTCGCTCGAGAGCGTCTTCTCCTACCTGGTGAAGAGTTAG
- a CDS encoding ABC transporter permease subunit has protein sequence MNGTVVRLTYRALLGGRRAWLLLLMSVLLLSMAVLLRVTVGVDHQVTADFLGAVALAALVPLFGLIVGTGVIGPEIDDGSIVYLLSKPISRPTIIMSKLVVAATGTVLFAALPTFVAGLVMSGTADRIALGFGVAALVASVAYSAIFLLLSVVTRHAVVYGLAYALIWEGLLGSFVPGARTLSVQQWSLSLTEAISTRDLVSSDVRLAVAGVLLAVVIVGATWYAGQRLRVLSLAGEE, from the coding sequence ATGAACGGGACCGTTGTCCGGCTGACCTACCGGGCGCTGCTCGGGGGCCGGCGGGCCTGGCTGCTGTTGCTGATGTCGGTGCTGCTGCTCTCCATGGCGGTGCTGCTGCGCGTCACCGTCGGCGTCGACCACCAGGTGACCGCCGACTTCCTCGGCGCCGTCGCGCTGGCCGCGCTGGTGCCGCTGTTCGGGCTGATCGTCGGCACCGGCGTCATCGGCCCCGAGATCGACGACGGCTCCATCGTCTACCTGCTGTCCAAGCCGATCTCGCGGCCCACGATCATCATGAGCAAGCTGGTCGTCGCGGCCACCGGGACGGTGCTGTTCGCCGCCCTGCCGACGTTCGTCGCCGGTCTGGTGATGTCCGGGACGGCCGACCGCATCGCGCTCGGCTTCGGTGTCGCGGCGCTGGTGGCGTCGGTGGCCTACAGCGCGATCTTCCTGCTGTTGTCCGTCGTCACCCGGCACGCGGTCGTCTACGGGCTGGCGTACGCGCTGATCTGGGAGGGCCTGCTCGGCTCGTTCGTCCCCGGCGCGCGGACGCTGAGCGTGCAGCAGTGGTCGCTGTCGCTGACCGAGGCCATCAGCACCCGCGACCTCGTGTCGTCCGACGTGCGGCTCGCGGTGGCCGGGGTACTGCTGGCGGTCGTGATCGTCGGCGCCACCTGGTACGCCGGGCAGCGGCTTCGGGTGCTCTCGCTGGCCGGCGAGGAGTGA
- a CDS encoding TrmH family RNA methyltransferase — MSDDALPGLGPWQGPWPDDPHFDPVLLEQGDRRNVVDVYRYWSNDAIVADLDRRRHPFHVAIENWQHDFNIGSVVRTANAFLAAEVHIVGRRRWNRRGAMVTDRYQHVRHHADLAALASWARGEGLPVLGIDNLPGAVPLETYDLPRGCVLLFGQEGPGLSEAAREHVGAVLSIAQFGSTRSINAGAAAAIAMHAWIRRHVVPGGADG, encoded by the coding sequence GTGAGCGACGATGCCCTGCCCGGGCTCGGCCCGTGGCAAGGTCCTTGGCCCGACGACCCGCACTTCGACCCCGTGCTGCTCGAGCAGGGCGACCGCCGCAACGTCGTCGACGTCTACCGCTACTGGAGCAACGACGCGATCGTGGCCGACCTCGACCGGCGCCGGCACCCGTTCCACGTCGCCATCGAGAACTGGCAGCACGACTTCAACATCGGCTCGGTGGTCCGCACGGCGAACGCCTTCCTGGCTGCCGAGGTGCACATCGTCGGGCGGCGCCGCTGGAACCGTCGCGGCGCGATGGTCACCGACCGCTACCAGCACGTCCGGCACCACGCCGACCTCGCCGCGCTCGCCTCGTGGGCGCGCGGCGAGGGGCTGCCGGTGCTCGGCATCGACAACCTGCCCGGCGCCGTCCCGCTGGAGACCTACGACCTCCCGCGCGGCTGCGTCCTGCTGTTCGGGCAGGAGGGACCCGGCCTGTCCGAGGCCGCGCGCGAGCACGTCGGCGCCGTCCTGTCGATCGCCCAGTTCGGGTCCACCCGTTCCATCAACGCCGGCGCGGCGGCGGCCATCGCCATGCACGCCTGGATCCGCCGGCACGTCGTCCCTGGAGGTGCCGATGGCTGA
- a CDS encoding NADPH-dependent F420 reductase, which produces MTTLGFIGAGHIGGQLARLAVEHGYNVVISNSRGPETLIDLVDELGDHARAGTADEAARDGDVVVVAVPLRAIGAVPVEPLAGKTVVDANNYYWQRDGRIAELDNESTTTSELLEAHLPKSHVVKAFNHIIAAELTTDGRPPGTSGRRALVVAGDDAEAKARVAKVIDRFGFDPVDIGPLAEGWRIQRDTPGYVQRRTADELRADVAAARRYRDR; this is translated from the coding sequence ATGACGACTCTGGGTTTCATCGGCGCCGGCCACATCGGCGGACAGCTCGCGCGGCTCGCGGTGGAGCACGGCTACAACGTGGTGATCAGCAACTCCCGCGGTCCCGAGACGCTCATCGACCTGGTCGACGAGCTCGGCGACCACGCCCGGGCCGGCACCGCTGACGAGGCGGCGCGCGACGGCGACGTCGTCGTGGTGGCCGTCCCGCTGCGGGCCATCGGCGCCGTGCCGGTCGAGCCGCTGGCCGGCAAGACCGTCGTCGATGCCAACAACTACTACTGGCAGCGCGACGGCCGCATCGCCGAGCTCGACAACGAGTCCACGACGACGTCCGAGCTGCTGGAGGCGCACCTGCCGAAGTCACACGTCGTCAAGGCGTTCAACCACATCATCGCGGCCGAGCTGACCACCGACGGCCGCCCGCCCGGGACGTCCGGCCGGCGGGCGCTCGTCGTCGCGGGCGACGACGCCGAGGCCAAGGCGCGGGTCGCGAAGGTGATCGACCGGTTCGGCTTCGACCCGGTCGACATCGGCCCGCTCGCCGAGGGCTGGCGCATCCAGCGCGACACCCCCGGCTACGTCCAGCGACGCACCGCCGACGAACTGCGCGCCGACGTCGCGGCGGCGCGGCGGTACCGCGATAGGTAG
- a CDS encoding DUF5642 family protein, with protein sequence MAATLFLAACGGDDESGDDATTTPDETAAAEETPADDATDDAAAEEEGGESGASGLQTALLAAEDLPDGATVSAFDVAQLSSAGESMAQLLEGVTYEPADCQSYDTNPLQKDGAEAAGMTATSGTDVLVNAVYTNASADDVAGIQEYYDRCGEITISGEAAGQPLDMTVRTTTVEAPEVDAEEVIAVETVTESAAMPAVPTRIIYMIDGDRGVYVAGNPESAAFDLDALAVAALDKLKAQG encoded by the coding sequence GTGGCCGCCACCCTGTTCCTCGCCGCGTGCGGGGGTGACGACGAGTCGGGCGACGACGCGACGACCACCCCCGACGAGACCGCCGCCGCCGAGGAGACGCCCGCCGACGACGCCACCGACGACGCCGCCGCCGAGGAGGAGGGCGGCGAGTCCGGCGCCTCCGGCCTGCAGACCGCACTGCTGGCGGCCGAGGACCTCCCCGACGGCGCGACGGTGTCCGCGTTCGACGTCGCCCAGCTGAGCAGCGCCGGCGAGAGCATGGCGCAGCTGCTGGAGGGCGTCACCTACGAGCCGGCCGACTGCCAGTCCTATGACACCAACCCGCTGCAGAAGGACGGCGCCGAGGCGGCCGGCATGACCGCGACCTCGGGCACCGACGTGCTGGTCAACGCCGTCTACACCAACGCCAGCGCCGACGACGTCGCCGGCATCCAGGAGTACTACGACCGCTGCGGCGAGATCACCATCAGCGGTGAGGCCGCCGGCCAGCCGCTGGACATGACCGTCCGCACCACCACCGTCGAGGCGCCGGAGGTCGACGCCGAGGAGGTCATCGCGGTCGAGACCGTCACGGAGTCCGCGGCGATGCCGGCCGTCCCGACCCGCATCATCTACATGATCGACGGCGACCGCGGCGTCTACGTGGCCGGCAACCCGGAGTCGGCGGCGTTCGACCTCGACGCGCTGGCCGTCGCCGCGCTGGACAAGCTCAAGGCACAGGGCTGA
- a CDS encoding HAD family hydrolase, with the protein MSAGLDAALTGRRAALLDLDGTLVDSEPANQAAYRAYFAARGWDLGPEVLREFAGRRGSEVFAQLPGPWSGEDAVALVEGVISHLDHDAHPLRPLPGAAELVRRLHAAGIAVALVTSAGRAWAEHAVGDVLGVGDLFAALITAEVTTTGKPDPAPFLAGAAALGVAPADAVALEDTVPGLHSALAAGVGLVIGVATGTSAGALLDGGAHRVVAGPAELLRS; encoded by the coding sequence GTGAGCGCCGGGCTCGACGCCGCGCTCACCGGCCGGCGGGCCGCGCTGCTCGACCTCGACGGCACGCTCGTCGACAGCGAGCCGGCCAACCAGGCCGCCTACCGCGCATACTTCGCGGCCCGCGGCTGGGACCTCGGGCCGGAGGTGCTGCGCGAGTTCGCCGGCCGCCGCGGGTCAGAGGTGTTCGCGCAGCTCCCCGGCCCGTGGAGCGGCGAGGACGCCGTCGCCCTGGTCGAAGGGGTCATCTCCCACCTCGACCACGACGCCCATCCGCTGCGGCCGCTGCCCGGCGCGGCCGAGCTGGTCCGCCGGCTGCACGCCGCGGGCATCGCCGTCGCGCTGGTGACGTCGGCCGGACGGGCCTGGGCGGAGCACGCGGTGGGCGACGTGCTCGGCGTCGGGGACCTCTTCGCCGCCCTGATCACCGCCGAGGTGACGACCACCGGCAAGCCCGACCCGGCGCCGTTCCTCGCCGGCGCCGCCGCCCTCGGCGTCGCCCCGGCCGACGCCGTCGCGCTGGAGGACACGGTTCCCGGCCTGCACTCGGCGCTGGCCGCCGGCGTCGGCCTAGTCATCGGCGTCGCCACCGGCACGTCGGCCGGCGCCCTCCTCGACGGCGGCGCCCACCGGGTCGTCGCGGGGCCGGCGGAGCTGCTGCGGTCCTGA
- a CDS encoding ABC transporter permease: MAEQTPTGVIHDIGYRKYDGPRLGRAHVTRALFVESLRGAYGLGRSARAKVLPMLLLGVMCLPAFIIAVIVNVTSSITGEMPLAYSSYIFTTQAILIIFVAAQAPVALSRDLRFKTVPLYFSRPIERSDYVLAKFGALSVALFLLLTAPMLIMYIGALLAELPAGRETGDLLLALLGAVVFSVVFAGVGLLIASLTARRGFGVAAIITVFALSFAAVSAMQGIIRYEVENVDLAGWLGLLSPVTLVDGFQTWVLDASGRAVAPPPGDVGGVVFVLVTFAVIGACWALLNLRYRKVAVS, from the coding sequence ATGGCTGAGCAGACCCCGACCGGTGTCATCCACGACATCGGCTACCGCAAGTACGACGGACCCCGGCTCGGCCGCGCCCACGTCACCCGGGCGCTGTTCGTCGAGAGCCTGCGCGGGGCGTACGGCCTCGGCCGGTCGGCCCGGGCGAAGGTGCTGCCGATGCTGCTGCTCGGCGTCATGTGCCTGCCGGCCTTCATCATCGCCGTCATCGTCAACGTCACGTCCAGCATCACCGGCGAGATGCCGCTGGCGTACTCGAGCTACATCTTCACGACCCAGGCCATCCTGATCATCTTCGTGGCCGCGCAGGCGCCCGTGGCGCTCTCGCGCGACCTGCGCTTCAAGACCGTCCCGCTGTACTTCTCCCGGCCGATCGAGCGCTCCGACTACGTGCTGGCGAAGTTCGGCGCGCTGTCCGTGGCGCTGTTCCTGCTGCTGACGGCGCCGATGCTGATCATGTACATCGGCGCGCTGCTGGCCGAGCTGCCGGCCGGGCGCGAGACCGGCGACCTGCTGCTGGCGCTGCTCGGCGCGGTGGTCTTCTCGGTCGTGTTCGCCGGCGTCGGGTTGCTGATCGCCTCGCTGACCGCACGGCGCGGGTTCGGGGTCGCGGCCATCATCACCGTTTTCGCGCTGAGCTTCGCCGCCGTCAGCGCCATGCAGGGGATCATCCGCTACGAGGTCGAGAACGTCGACCTCGCCGGCTGGCTCGGCCTGCTGTCGCCGGTCACGCTGGTCGACGGGTTCCAGACCTGGGTGCTGGACGCCTCGGGCCGGGCCGTCGCGCCGCCGCCGGGCGACGTGGGCGGCGTGGTGTTCGTGCTCGTGACGTTCGCCGTCATCGGCGCCTGCTGGGCCCTGCTCAACCTGCGCTACCGGAAGGTCGCCGTCTCATGA
- a CDS encoding PTS sugar transporter subunit IIA, with protein sequence MTQLDVLSPVPGRVIELAEVPDPVFAQALVGPGLAVDPDRSGPVTAVAPVPGRLVKLHPHAFVIQTADGAGVLTHLGIDTVQLAGEGFQLHVAEGDEVAAGAPVVTWDPAAVEAGDRSPVVPVIALEATAGALTGLHAAGPVEAGDVLFTWDR encoded by the coding sequence GTGACCCAGCTCGACGTGCTGTCCCCCGTGCCCGGGCGGGTGATCGAGCTGGCCGAGGTGCCTGACCCGGTCTTCGCCCAGGCACTGGTCGGCCCCGGGCTGGCGGTCGACCCCGATCGGTCCGGGCCGGTGACGGCGGTCGCGCCGGTGCCGGGCCGGCTGGTCAAGCTGCACCCGCACGCGTTCGTCATCCAGACCGCCGACGGCGCCGGCGTGCTCACCCACCTCGGCATCGACACCGTCCAGCTGGCCGGCGAAGGCTTCCAGCTGCACGTCGCCGAGGGCGACGAGGTGGCCGCCGGCGCGCCCGTCGTCACCTGGGATCCCGCCGCCGTCGAGGCCGGCGACCGGTCGCCAGTGGTGCCGGTCATCGCGCTCGAGGCCACGGCCGGCGCCCTCACCGGGCTGCACGCCGCCGGCCCGGTCGAGGCGGGCGATGTGCTGTTCACGTGGGACCGGTGA
- a CDS encoding nuclear transport factor 2 family protein codes for MSTTRETVESYWATLEARDWPAFAAVLADDVVYETPQTRERIRGRDAYVRFNVEYPGDWHLTPRRILVDGDEAACWVDVRVGDEPMFAIAFIRVAADGRVREVVDVWPEAYEPPAGREHLVERY; via the coding sequence ATGAGTACGACAAGGGAGACCGTCGAGTCGTATTGGGCGACGCTCGAGGCGCGCGACTGGCCGGCCTTCGCGGCCGTCCTGGCCGACGACGTCGTCTACGAGACGCCGCAGACGCGCGAACGCATCCGTGGCCGCGACGCCTACGTCCGGTTCAACGTCGAGTACCCCGGCGACTGGCACCTGACGCCGCGGCGCATCCTCGTCGACGGCGACGAGGCGGCCTGCTGGGTCGACGTCCGGGTGGGCGACGAGCCGATGTTCGCCATCGCCTTCATCCGGGTCGCCGCCGACGGCCGGGTGCGCGAAGTGGTCGACGTCTGGCCGGAGGCCTACGAACCACCGGCCGGGCGGGAGCACCTCGTCGAGAGGTACTGA
- a CDS encoding glucose PTS transporter subunit EIIB, with translation MDKAEQILAALGGADNIVEIEPCATRLRTEVHDSSKVDEKALKAAGAFGVISAGQVVQVVVGPEADTIATDIEDLM, from the coding sequence ATGGACAAGGCCGAGCAGATCCTGGCGGCGCTGGGCGGCGCCGACAACATCGTCGAGATCGAGCCGTGCGCCACGCGGCTGCGCACCGAGGTGCACGACTCGTCCAAGGTCGACGAGAAGGCGCTCAAGGCGGCCGGCGCGTTCGGCGTCATCTCGGCCGGCCAGGTCGTGCAGGTCGTCGTCGGGCCTGAGGCCGACACCATCGCCACCGACATCGAGGATCTGATGTGA
- a CDS encoding ABC transporter ATP-binding protein: MPVIQTEELTKQFPSTTALDRLTIDVEPGVVGLVGANGAGKSTLIKILLGLSSATSGRASVFGLDVTKDGPRIRERVGYMPEHDCLPADVSATEFVVHMARMSGLPANAARERTADTLRHVGLYEERYRPIGGYSTGMKQRVKLAQALVHDPEIVMLDEPTNGLDPGGRDEMLLLIRRIWADFGITALVTSHMLGELERIADHVVIIDGGTLLQSSSTSEFTRTSQFLVVEVSGEAEAVAATLSSAGRTVKRDGTQLVLSLDDDETYDAVRDAVAAQGVGLIRMEQRRHHIAELFGAERADG, translated from the coding sequence GTGCCCGTCATCCAGACCGAGGAACTGACGAAACAGTTCCCGTCGACCACCGCGCTCGACCGCCTCACCATCGACGTCGAGCCGGGTGTCGTCGGGCTGGTCGGCGCCAACGGCGCCGGCAAGTCCACGCTGATCAAGATCCTGCTCGGGCTCTCGTCGGCGACGTCGGGACGGGCCAGCGTCTTCGGCCTCGACGTCACCAAGGACGGCCCGCGGATCCGCGAACGGGTCGGCTACATGCCCGAGCACGACTGCCTGCCCGCCGACGTCTCCGCGACTGAGTTCGTCGTGCACATGGCCCGCATGTCCGGGCTGCCGGCCAACGCCGCGCGCGAACGCACCGCCGACACCCTGCGCCACGTCGGCCTCTACGAAGAGCGGTACCGCCCCATCGGCGGCTACTCCACCGGCATGAAGCAGCGGGTCAAGCTGGCCCAGGCGCTCGTGCACGACCCCGAGATCGTCATGCTCGACGAGCCCACCAACGGGCTCGACCCGGGCGGGCGCGACGAGATGCTGCTGCTGATCCGGCGCATCTGGGCCGACTTCGGCATCACCGCGCTGGTGACGTCGCACATGCTCGGCGAGCTGGAGCGCATCGCCGACCACGTGGTGATCATCGACGGCGGCACGCTGCTGCAGTCGTCATCGACGTCCGAGTTCACCCGCACCAGCCAGTTCCTGGTCGTCGAGGTGTCGGGCGAGGCCGAGGCCGTCGCCGCCACGCTGAGCTCCGCCGGGCGCACGGTCAAGCGCGACGGCACCCAGCTGGTGCTCTCGCTCGACGACGACGAGACGTACGACGCGGTGCGCGACGCCGTCGCCGCCCAGGGCGTCGGGCTGATCCGCATGGAGCAGCGCCGCCATCACATCGCCGAGTTGTTCGGAGCGGAGCGGGCCGATGGCTGA
- a CDS encoding FAD-dependent oxidoreductase yields the protein MADRVLVIGADAAGMSAASQALRTAKATGRDLDVIAVDRGHWTSYSACGIPYWVAGDVASADKLVARTPEQHRANGIDVRMVTEATAIDTDAGWVEVHDHAAGRLERLGYDQLIIATGATPVRPDVPGADAAGIHGVQTLDDGGAVLRHLARPLERAVVVGAGYIGLEMAEAMVRRGLAVTVVDRGREPMNTLDPDLGTQVHAAMEAMGIDVVTSASVTAFETGPGGVTAVVTDAGTFPADVVVLGTGVRPATDLARAAGLPLGPSGGLRTDDTQRVVDGVWSAGDCVETWDRVRGDWVHVPLGTHANKQGRVLGTNLGGGSARFPGIVGTALTKVCDLELARTGLTEGDAVDAGLDHVAVTIESTTRSGYFPGTKPITVKMVAERPTGRLLGAQIVGRDGSAKRIDVCAMALWTELTVGELAMTDLAYAPPFSSVWDPVQIAARKAADRL from the coding sequence ATGGCTGACCGCGTACTGGTGATCGGGGCGGACGCCGCCGGCATGAGCGCGGCGTCGCAGGCGCTGCGCACGGCGAAGGCCACCGGCCGCGACCTCGACGTCATCGCCGTCGACCGCGGGCACTGGACGTCGTACTCCGCGTGCGGCATCCCGTACTGGGTCGCCGGCGACGTCGCCTCGGCCGACAAGCTGGTCGCCCGCACGCCCGAGCAGCACCGCGCCAACGGCATCGACGTGCGCATGGTCACCGAGGCGACGGCCATCGACACCGACGCGGGCTGGGTCGAGGTGCACGACCACGCGGCCGGGCGGCTCGAGCGGCTCGGCTACGACCAGCTGATCATCGCCACCGGTGCGACCCCCGTGCGCCCGGACGTCCCGGGCGCCGACGCCGCGGGCATCCACGGCGTGCAGACGCTCGACGACGGCGGCGCCGTGCTGCGTCACCTCGCGCGGCCGCTCGAGCGCGCCGTGGTCGTCGGCGCCGGGTACATCGGGCTGGAGATGGCCGAGGCGATGGTCCGTCGCGGCCTGGCCGTCACCGTCGTCGACCGCGGCCGGGAGCCGATGAACACCCTCGACCCCGACCTCGGCACCCAGGTGCACGCGGCCATGGAGGCGATGGGCATCGACGTCGTCACCTCGGCCTCGGTGACGGCGTTCGAGACCGGCCCCGGCGGCGTCACGGCCGTCGTCACCGATGCCGGCACGTTCCCGGCCGACGTCGTCGTGCTCGGCACCGGTGTGCGACCGGCCACCGACCTCGCGCGCGCCGCGGGCCTGCCGCTCGGCCCGTCCGGCGGGCTGCGCACCGACGACACCCAGCGGGTCGTCGACGGCGTCTGGTCGGCCGGCGACTGCGTCGAGACGTGGGACCGGGTCCGCGGCGACTGGGTGCACGTGCCGCTCGGGACGCACGCGAACAAGCAGGGCCGGGTGCTCGGGACGAACCTCGGCGGCGGGTCGGCCCGATTCCCGGGCATCGTCGGCACCGCGCTGACGAAGGTCTGCGACCTCGAGCTGGCCCGCACCGGGCTGACCGAGGGCGATGCCGTCGACGCCGGGTTGGACCACGTCGCCGTCACCATCGAGTCGACCACCCGGTCCGGCTACTTCCCGGGCACCAAGCCGATCACGGTCAAGATGGTCGCCGAGCGCCCGACCGGCCGGCTGCTCGGCGCGCAGATCGTCGGCCGCGACGGCTCGGCCAAGCGCATCGACGTCTGTGCCATGGCGCTCTGGACCGAGCTGACGGTGGGCGAGCTGGCGATGACCGACCTCGCCTATGCGCCGCCGTTCTCGTCGGTGTGGGACCCGGTCCAGATCGCCGCCCGGAAGGCCGCCGACCGGCTCTGA